The stretch of DNA AACGAGGAGGGGAGGGCGCGCCCGCGGCGCACCCTCCCCGTCCTCCGCCGGTTCCCCGGGCCCGGATCCCCGGTCCCGAGTCCCCGGTCGAAGGCGCTAGGCGTTCTCCTTCTCCGGCTCCTCCTCCTTGGGGGCGTCGCCCTTGATCGAGCGGAGCAGCAGCTGGGAGACGTCGACGACCTCCAGGGTCTCCTTCGCCTCGCCCTTGGACTTCTTCTCGTTGATCGCGTCACCGAGCATGACCTGGCAGAACGGGCAGGCCGTGGAGACGGTGTCGGGGTCGGTGGTCAGCGCCTCGTCCACCCGCTCGGTGTTGATGCGCTTGCCGATCCGCTCCTCCATCCACATCCGCGCGCCGCCCGCGCCGCAGCAGAAGCCGCGCTCCTTGTGCCGGTGCATCTCCTGGGTCCTGATCCCGGGCACCTGCGCCATGATGTCGCGCGGCGGGGTGTAGACCTTGTTGTGCCGGCCCAGGAAGCAGGGGTCGTGGTAGGTGATCTTCTCGTCGATCGGCTGCACCGGGGTGAGCCGGCCGTCGTCCACCAGCTTGGCCAGCAGCTGGCTGTGGTGGACCACCTCGTACTCGCCGCCCAGCTGCGGGTACTCGTTGCCGAGCGTGTTGAAGCAGTGCGGGCAGCTGGCCACGATCCTGGTCGCGCCGACCTCGTTGAGCGTCTCCACGTTCTGCTGCGCGAGCATCTGGAAGACGTACTCCATGCCCAGCCGGCGGGCCGGGTCGCCGGTGCAGGCCTCCATGCCGCCCAGCACGGCGAACTTGACGCCGGCCATGTGCAGCAGCTCCGCGATGGCCTTGGTGGTCTTCTTGGCGCGGTCCTCCAGGGCGCCGGCGCAGCCCACCCAGAACAGGTACTCGGTGCCTTCGGGGAGCTTGTCCTCCACCACCGGGACCTCGAAGTCGACCTCGGAGATCCAGTCGAGGCGCTTGTCCTCGGCCATCCCCCACGGGTTGCCCTTGTTCTCCAGGTTCTTCAGCAGGGTGTTGGCCTCGGAGGGGAAGCTCGACTCGATCATCACCTGGTAGCGGCGCATGTCCAGGATGTGGTCGATGTGCTCGATGTCCACCGGGCACTGCTCGACGCAGGCGCCGCAGTTGGTGCAGGACCAGAGCACGTCGGGGTCGATGACCCCGCCCTCCTCCTCGGTGCCCACCAGCGGCTTCTGCAGCAGGGCCAGGACGTCGACGCCGGCGTGCGACTCGTCCTGCTTCTCCGCCAGGGTCTCCTCGGTGATGCCCTGGAGCAGGTAGGGCGCCTTCTCGTAGGCGTGCTCCCGCAGGTCCATGACCAGCTTCTTGGGCGAGAGCGGCTTGCCGGTGTTCCACGCCGGGCACTGCGACTGGCACCGGCCGCACTCGGTGCAGGTGGTGAAGTCGAGCAGGCCCTTCCAGGTGAAGTCCTCGATCTTGCCGACGCCGAACGGGTCCTCGTCGGGGTCGGCCTCCTCGAAGTCGAGCGGCTTCTCGCCCTTGGCGTCCATCATCGGCTTGGCCGGGCCGAGCGCGGGGGCGCCGTCGGTGTTCCGCTTGAAGTAGATGTTGACCGGGGCGGTGAACCGGTGCCAGCCCACGCCCATGGTCAGCACGAGCGCCAGGGCCATGAAGAACAGCCAGGAGATGATCAGCTTGAAGGCCGCGACGACGGCCAGCAGCGGCTCGCTGGCCGGCATGACCGCGCCCACCGCGTGCGAGACCGGGGTGGCCCACACCGGGAACGGGAAGTCGTCCAGCGCGACCTTGATGCCGCGGATCAGGAAGATCGAGACCAGCAGCAGGAAGATGTAGGCCTCGACGTAGTAGGCCTGCCAGGACCGGGAGTTGGCGAACCGGGACGCGCGCCCCAGCCGCTTGGGGTTCTTCACCTGGCGGTAGACGATCAGCCCGATCAGCGCGACGAGGCTGAGCGCGGCGATCACCTCGATGGCCAGGCCGTAGACCGTCCAGTCGTAGATGATCG from Nocardiopsis composta encodes:
- a CDS encoding (Fe-S)-binding protein, with product MLYIVLGVITTLFAVVGLGMFAVGVSRMVRIVGVGRPVEKERKGPFGRRLTNTLIETLGHTRMLKWRWIGVAHWFVMVSFPLLAFTVAEAHGEVWDPHFHLPIIYDWTVYGLAIEVIAALSLVALIGLIVYRQVKNPKRLGRASRFANSRSWQAYYVEAYIFLLLVSIFLIRGIKVALDDFPFPVWATPVSHAVGAVMPASEPLLAVVAAFKLIISWLFFMALALVLTMGVGWHRFTAPVNIYFKRNTDGAPALGPAKPMMDAKGEKPLDFEEADPDEDPFGVGKIEDFTWKGLLDFTTCTECGRCQSQCPAWNTGKPLSPKKLVMDLREHAYEKAPYLLQGITEETLAEKQDESHAGVDVLALLQKPLVGTEEEGGVIDPDVLWSCTNCGACVEQCPVDIEHIDHILDMRRYQVMIESSFPSEANTLLKNLENKGNPWGMAEDKRLDWISEVDFEVPVVEDKLPEGTEYLFWVGCAGALEDRAKKTTKAIAELLHMAGVKFAVLGGMEACTGDPARRLGMEYVFQMLAQQNVETLNEVGATRIVASCPHCFNTLGNEYPQLGGEYEVVHHSQLLAKLVDDGRLTPVQPIDEKITYHDPCFLGRHNKVYTPPRDIMAQVPGIRTQEMHRHKERGFCCGAGGARMWMEERIGKRINTERVDEALTTDPDTVSTACPFCQVMLGDAINEKKSKGEAKETLEVVDVSQLLLRSIKGDAPKEEEPEKENA